AACAGCCGCATTGTATGAATCCTGTTTAAGCAGATTCGGCTCTGAGTTTGATATTCTTCTTACCACTCCCTTAACTGCTATTAAAGGGATTGATTCAAGAATTGCCGAGGGAATTAGAAGGCTTCGTGCGGGAACGGTGACTCGTGTGGGGGGCTTTGATGGTGAATTTGGCAGTATTAAGCTATTTACGTAAGAACTTGACAGTGATCGTACCTTTCCCTCCTTTTTAATCCAGTAAACAGTGGTTAATCGTATAACCTTTTATAAAGCGAGAGTACAATAGAACGTTTGAGAATAGCATTCTACTACTCATAGCTCCTGCTGTTTTTAAAACGATGTTTATAAAACCAATCAATTTGGTTAAAAAAACCTGCTACAGCTGCAGTTCCGCATTTAAACGATTTAAAAAAGTAAAGTTATTGGAACCTACAAACCCTTGAATTCAAAAGGTTTTTATATCTGGTCTCCCTTTTGCATGGAAAACTAATAGAGGGTTAGAAAAAAGACAGCAATATACCCACAATGCCAATGGATTTAGAACTATGGCGAGCCTCTGGGAAGATTGTTGCGTGGGAATTTACAACTGAGGAGGCGTCTATGGATGTGGTTAAAAAGAAAAACAGAGACTATGAAAAAAATAAAGAGCACCATTTTTCAGAAACGTTAGTTCCGGGCTTTATAGACGAAAAACAGTTTCGTACAATGCTGATTTTTGAGCGCAAGAGAACGGAACGATCACACAAACCGGTACTGCTCATACTGTTGGATGTTTCTAAACTGTACGAGTTTAAAGATATACGGTTTACTGAGATGCTTAAGGTAAAAAGAGTGATTCAGGCCCTTATTGAGTTTACCCGTGATGTTGATATCAGGGGATGGTACACCCATGGAACGGTTATCGGCATTCTCTGTACTGAGTTTGATGGTATAAGTCGTGATTCATTATGCCAAAAAGTAAAGATTGTTGCTGAAGGAGCACTGGGAACCGGGGATGCTTCAAAGCTTGCTGTAACCTGTCATTGTTTCCCTGAAGTAGATCAGCAGGGAAACGCTATGGACCAGCAGGATACCATCTTTTATCCCGAAAATGATACCAGTACATCCAATACCTATCTTCTCTTTAAGCGGGGTATCGATATAGCGGGATCTTTTTTGGGGCTTTTACTATTCTCGCCACTCTTTGTTATCATTGCTTTGTTAATTAAACTGGATTCCAGGGGACCGGTATTTTTTAAACAGAAACGAGCGGGATACCGGGGTAAACCATTCACCCTTCTTAAGTTTAGATCGATGCACGTTAACTGTGATGAATCGACACACCGGGAGTATGTACAGAAGCTTATTAAGGGTAGTGTGGACAGTGAGAGTAGTGGTTCGGTGTATAAGATCACCAGTGATCCGCGTATAACCCGAATGGGGAAGATCTTACGTAAGACAAGTCTGGATGAGCTGCCTCAGTTTATAAATGTGTTAATCGGAGATATGTCCCTTGTGGGTCCGCGTCCTGCGATTCCATATGAGATAGAACAGTACGATATATGGCACAGAAGAAGAGTGCAGGAGAGTAAGCCGGGGATAACCGGGGTTTGGCAGGTAGAGGGAAGAAGCCAGACAACTTTCGATGGTATGGTGCGAATGGATTTAAACTACTGTCGAACACGTTCCCTTATGGTTGATCTTAAGCTGATAATGAAAACACCAGTGGCGCTCTTAACGACAAAAGGGGCTTATTGAGGTGAAGAGTTAAGGAGAGTGGGTAAACGGTAGTGATGAGTACATAACTGAAATGTTTTTGTTTCAAGATGGATTAAAAGAGGAGTTTTGTATGTTAAATATTGGTGTAATAGGATATGGGTATTGGGGGCCAAATATTGTAAGGAATTTAAATGCTATTGAGGGGGCGCGTGTGGTGGCAGTCTGTGACAGGGATCAGGGTGCTTTAAAACGCCTCTCGGGAGCATATAAACAGTTAAAAATCTGCAGTCAAAGTGATGAGATACTTAACGATACCACTATAGATATAGTAGCGGTGGTTACTCCGGTCTGCACCCATTTTGAGTTGGCAAAAAAGGCTCTTGAAAATGGAAAACATGTATTTGTGGAAAAGCCTTTTACTTCCAGTTCTGCACAGGCTGTGGAGCTCATTGAGCTTGCGGAGAAAAAGAATTTAAAAATCATGGTAGATCATACCTTTATTTTTACCGGTGCTGTTAGAAAGATAAAAGATCTTTTGGCACAGGGGGAGTTAGGGGATATCTATTATTATGATTCTGTGCGGGTTAATCTGGGTTTGTTTCAACATGATGTAAATGTGGTGTGGGATCTTGCTCCTCATGATTTTTCGATCATGCGGTATCTGATTAACGAAAAACCGCTGGCACTTAGTGCCTGGGGACGTTCCCACATAAACAAACTGGAAGATATAGCGTATGTAACAGTTCACTTTGGGAGCAGTAAGCTTGCCCATTTTAGTCTTAACTGGCTCTCACCTGTGAAAGTAAGAACGACCCTTATTGGGGGAGAAAAGAAGATGTTGGTGTGGAATGATGTTAACCCTGATGAAAAGATAAAGATATATGATAAGGGAGTAGAGGTCAAAAATGCCCAGGGAATTTATGATCTGCTTGTTAGTTATCGAAGTGGGGATATGTGGGCTCCCAAAGTCCAACAGACCGAAGCATTAAAGCTTGAATGTCAACATTTTATTCAGTGTATTGAACAAGATTCAACACCACTTAATGATGGGGTTGTTGGTCTTGAGGTGGTACAGATGCTTGAAGCATGTAATGAATCAATTAAAAATGGCGGAAGAATGGTGCAGATTGGTTCTGATGTTTTGTCGGTAACGGGGTAAGAAGCTTACGCTTAGAGTTAGTTAAAGTTTTAAGGAGGGCAGTGATGGAGCAAAC
This window of the Chitinispirillales bacterium ANBcel5 genome carries:
- a CDS encoding Gfo/Idh/MocA family oxidoreductase; the encoded protein is MLNIGVIGYGYWGPNIVRNLNAIEGARVVAVCDRDQGALKRLSGAYKQLKICSQSDEILNDTTIDIVAVVTPVCTHFELAKKALENGKHVFVEKPFTSSSAQAVELIELAEKKNLKIMVDHTFIFTGAVRKIKDLLAQGELGDIYYYDSVRVNLGLFQHDVNVVWDLAPHDFSIMRYLINEKPLALSAWGRSHINKLEDIAYVTVHFGSSKLAHFSLNWLSPVKVRTTLIGGEKKMLVWNDVNPDEKIKIYDKGVEVKNAQGIYDLLVSYRSGDMWAPKVQQTEALKLECQHFIQCIEQDSTPLNDGVVGLEVVQMLEACNESIKNGGRMVQIGSDVLSVTG
- a CDS encoding sugar transferase yields the protein MDVVKKKNRDYEKNKEHHFSETLVPGFIDEKQFRTMLIFERKRTERSHKPVLLILLDVSKLYEFKDIRFTEMLKVKRVIQALIEFTRDVDIRGWYTHGTVIGILCTEFDGISRDSLCQKVKIVAEGALGTGDASKLAVTCHCFPEVDQQGNAMDQQDTIFYPENDTSTSNTYLLFKRGIDIAGSFLGLLLFSPLFVIIALLIKLDSRGPVFFKQKRAGYRGKPFTLLKFRSMHVNCDESTHREYVQKLIKGSVDSESSGSVYKITSDPRITRMGKILRKTSLDELPQFINVLIGDMSLVGPRPAIPYEIEQYDIWHRRRVQESKPGITGVWQVEGRSQTTFDGMVRMDLNYCRTRSLMVDLKLIMKTPVALLTTKGAY